A section of the Delphinus delphis chromosome 1, mDelDel1.2, whole genome shotgun sequence genome encodes:
- the EDN2 gene encoding endothelin-2 isoform X1, with product MVAMPTAWCSIALALLVALHEGKSQAAATHTPEQPAPLPHARGSHLRLRRCSCSSWLDKECVYFCHLDIIWVNTPGQTAPYGLGNPPRRQRRSLPGRCECYSASDPACATFCHRRPWTEAVAVPGSGSSAAMFQADKTWATAGELLQQLRDISAAQIRFARRQQKATREPRPTHSRWRKR from the exons ATGGTCGCCATGCCCACCGCCTGGTGCTCCATCGCTCTAGCCCTGCTTGTGGCCCTGCACGAAG GCAAGAGCCAGGCTGCTGCCACCCACACCCCAGAGCAGCCAGCGCCCTTGCCCCATGCCCGAGGCTCCCACCTGCGGCTTCGCCGTTGCTCCTGCAGCTCCTGGCTCGACAAGGAGTGCGTCTACTTTTGCCACCTGGACATCATCTGGGTGAACACTCCCGG ACAGACAGCTCCTTACGGCCTGGGAAACCCGCCAAGACGCCAGCGCCGCTCTCTGCCAGGGCGCTGTGAATGCTACAGCGCCAGCGACCCCGCCTGTGCCACCTTCTGCCATCGAAGGCCCTG GACTGAAGCTGTGGCAGTCCCAGGCAGCGGGTCCTCTGCAGCCATGTTCCAGGCTGATAAGACATGGGCCACAGCAGGAGAGCTCCTCCAGCAGCTGAG GGACATTTCTGCAGCCCAGATCCGCTTTGCTAGGCGACAACAGAAAGCAACAAGGGAGCCCAGGCCTACACACTCCAGGTGGAGGAAGAGATAG
- the EDN2 gene encoding endothelin-2 isoform X2: protein MVAMPTAWCSIALALLVALHEGKSQAAATHTPEQPAPLPHARGSHLRLRRCSCSSWLDKECVYFCHLDIIWVNTPGQTAPYGLGNPPRRQRRSLPGRCECYSASDPACATFCHRRPWDISAAQIRFARRQQKATREPRPTHSRWRKR from the exons ATGGTCGCCATGCCCACCGCCTGGTGCTCCATCGCTCTAGCCCTGCTTGTGGCCCTGCACGAAG GCAAGAGCCAGGCTGCTGCCACCCACACCCCAGAGCAGCCAGCGCCCTTGCCCCATGCCCGAGGCTCCCACCTGCGGCTTCGCCGTTGCTCCTGCAGCTCCTGGCTCGACAAGGAGTGCGTCTACTTTTGCCACCTGGACATCATCTGGGTGAACACTCCCGG ACAGACAGCTCCTTACGGCCTGGGAAACCCGCCAAGACGCCAGCGCCGCTCTCTGCCAGGGCGCTGTGAATGCTACAGCGCCAGCGACCCCGCCTGTGCCACCTTCTGCCATCGAAGGCCCTG GGACATTTCTGCAGCCCAGATCCGCTTTGCTAGGCGACAACAGAAAGCAACAAGGGAGCCCAGGCCTACACACTCCAGGTGGAGGAAGAGATAG